One stretch of Micromonospora echinospora DNA includes these proteins:
- a CDS encoding malectin domain-containing carbohydrate-binding protein, with protein MTHLSAPRRRRLLAVLTAGALTVVGLSPATPAAAAAPGHDKVVHTVPSTASPDVQDGSVDAIHDAGTKIIAGGSFTRVQNRNSDVDIARDYLLAFDKATGAVDTAFAPTLDNEVTAVTAGPTANTVFVAGKFNTVNGVTRRKVALLDVNTGAVVTSFAPPAFNGLIKDIALVGNRLLVGGIFTTAGNPNPRGGLASLNATTGAVDSYLTTTLTENHNWDGVSGAKAGVGAEKLAVSPDGTQLVVIGNFKKADGVLHDQIVKIDLGATAATVADWNTARYTPRCKWQSFDSYVRDVAFSPDNSYFVVVTTGAPYSGTLCDTAARWEAGATGANLQPTWVDYSGGDTFLSVGISEEAVYVGGHLRWLNNTTGTDNARAGAVGRASIAALDPANGLPLSWNPGRHPRGIGASEMLVTPTGLWIGGDTLWIGNFQYRRERIAFFPLAGGTAVHPTTTATLPGNVYQAGLPQPTNVLYRVNAGGSSVASTDGGPDWAADSNSSPSPYRNTGSSASSYTTAASLDSTVPVGTPVQLYNDERYDPSGGAEMTWQFPVPNGTEVHVRLYMANRYAGTANAGTRIFDVALEGAVVLDDLDLSAAAGHNVGTMRELTVVSDGSIDLEFRHVRENPLVNAVEIVKTGPPPAPASSPVQVRSYDGQNAVGAPDPVTDPNGTVWAGARSAFWVGGTVFYGADGALWRRTFNGTTFGAPELVDPYHDPYWDNVITNSGPTGQTYVGATTGFYAEIPNVTGMFFSGGRLYYTLNGQNGLFWRWFTPDSGVVGADRFTVAGASGFADAGAVFVSGSTLYKVNRNTGDLAATDWVNGVPAATFTVRSGPAVDGVDWRARAVFVGP; from the coding sequence GTGACCCACCTCTCGGCCCCGCGCCGCCGCCGTCTTCTCGCGGTCCTCACCGCCGGCGCCCTCACCGTCGTCGGCCTCTCTCCGGCCACGCCCGCGGCCGCCGCCGCGCCCGGCCACGACAAAGTGGTCCACACCGTCCCGTCCACCGCCTCGCCCGACGTCCAGGACGGCTCGGTCGACGCGATCCACGACGCCGGTACGAAGATCATCGCGGGCGGCTCCTTCACCCGCGTGCAGAACCGCAACTCCGACGTCGACATCGCCCGCGACTACCTGCTCGCGTTCGACAAGGCCACCGGCGCGGTGGACACCGCGTTCGCGCCCACGCTCGACAACGAGGTGACCGCGGTCACGGCCGGGCCCACGGCGAACACGGTCTTCGTCGCCGGCAAGTTCAACACCGTCAACGGCGTGACCCGGCGCAAGGTGGCCCTGCTCGACGTCAACACCGGGGCGGTCGTCACCAGCTTCGCGCCGCCCGCGTTCAACGGGCTCATCAAGGACATCGCGCTGGTCGGCAACCGGCTGCTGGTCGGCGGCATCTTCACCACGGCCGGCAACCCCAACCCCCGCGGCGGGCTGGCCTCGCTCAACGCCACCACCGGCGCGGTGGACAGCTACCTCACCACCACGCTGACCGAGAACCACAACTGGGACGGCGTCAGCGGCGCCAAGGCCGGCGTCGGCGCGGAGAAGCTCGCCGTCTCCCCGGATGGCACGCAGCTCGTCGTCATCGGCAACTTCAAGAAGGCCGACGGGGTGCTACACGACCAGATCGTCAAGATCGACCTGGGTGCCACCGCCGCTACCGTCGCGGACTGGAACACGGCCCGCTACACGCCGCGCTGCAAGTGGCAGTCGTTCGACTCGTACGTCCGTGACGTCGCGTTCTCCCCGGACAACAGCTACTTCGTCGTGGTGACCACCGGCGCCCCGTACAGCGGAACGCTCTGCGACACCGCGGCCCGCTGGGAGGCCGGCGCGACCGGCGCCAACCTCCAGCCGACCTGGGTCGACTACAGCGGCGGCGACACGTTCCTGTCCGTCGGCATCAGCGAGGAGGCGGTCTACGTCGGCGGCCACCTCCGCTGGCTCAACAACACCACCGGCACCGACAACGCCCGGGCCGGCGCGGTCGGCCGGGCCAGCATCGCCGCGCTCGACCCGGCCAACGGCCTGCCGCTGTCCTGGAACCCCGGCCGCCACCCGCGCGGCATCGGCGCCTCCGAGATGCTCGTCACGCCGACCGGGCTCTGGATCGGCGGCGACACGCTGTGGATCGGCAACTTCCAGTACCGCCGCGAGCGGATCGCGTTCTTCCCGCTGGCCGGCGGGACGGCGGTGCACCCCACCACCACGGCCACGCTGCCCGGCAACGTCTACCAGGCGGGCCTGCCGCAGCCGACGAACGTGCTGTACCGGGTGAACGCCGGCGGCTCGTCCGTCGCCTCCACCGACGGCGGGCCGGACTGGGCGGCCGACTCCAACTCCAGCCCCAGCCCGTACCGCAACACCGGCAGCAGCGCTTCCAGCTACACCACCGCCGCGAGCCTGGACTCGACGGTGCCGGTCGGCACCCCGGTCCAGCTCTACAACGACGAGCGGTACGACCCGTCCGGCGGCGCGGAGATGACCTGGCAGTTCCCGGTGCCCAACGGCACCGAGGTGCACGTGCGGCTGTACATGGCCAACCGGTACGCGGGCACCGCCAACGCCGGCACGCGGATCTTCGACGTGGCGCTGGAGGGCGCTGTCGTCCTCGACGACCTCGACCTGTCCGCCGCCGCCGGGCACAACGTGGGCACCATGCGGGAGCTCACGGTGGTCAGCGACGGCTCGATCGACCTGGAGTTCCGCCACGTGCGGGAGAACCCGCTGGTCAACGCGGTCGAAATCGTCAAGACCGGGCCCCCGCCCGCTCCGGCCAGCTCGCCGGTGCAGGTGCGCTCGTACGACGGGCAGAACGCGGTCGGCGCACCCGACCCGGTGACCGACCCGAACGGCACCGTCTGGGCGGGCGCGCGCAGCGCGTTCTGGGTCGGCGGGACGGTGTTCTACGGCGCCGACGGCGCGCTGTGGCGGCGCACGTTCAACGGCACCACGTTCGGCGCGCCGGAACTGGTGGACCCGTACCACGACCCGTACTGGGACAACGTGATCACCAACTCCGGTCCGACCGGGCAGACGTACGTCGGCGCGACCACCGGCTTCTACGCCGAGATCCCGAACGTGACCGGCATGTTCTTCTCCGGCGGGCGGCTCTACTACACGCTCAACGGGCAGAACGGTCTGTTCTGGCGCTGGTTCACCCCGGACAGCGGCGTGGTCGGCGCCGATCGGTTCACGGTGGCCGGGGCGAGCGGGTTCGCCGACGCGGGCGCGGTCTTCGTCTCCGGCAGCACGCTCTACAAGGTCAACCGCAACACCGGTGACCTGGCCGCCACCGACTGGGTGAACGGCGTGCCGGCCGCGACGTTCACCGTGCGCAGCGGCCCGGCGGTCGACGGCGTCGACTGGCGCGCGAGGGCCGTGTTCGTCGGCCCGTAA
- a CDS encoding VOC family protein: MSAQFHCVTVESDDPYTLAGWWARVLDRRLADDDHPDDPEAVLVAPAGDGPDLLFVRVGERHGKGAFHIDLHAAEGTRDEEVARLRDLGATLVADRRRPDGSGWVVLADPEGNEFCVCRSWAERAASA, encoded by the coding sequence ATGAGTGCACAGTTCCATTGTGTGACAGTCGAGTCCGACGACCCGTACACCCTTGCCGGATGGTGGGCCCGCGTGCTCGACCGCCGGCTCGCCGACGACGACCACCCGGACGACCCGGAGGCGGTCCTCGTCGCGCCCGCCGGCGACGGCCCCGACCTGCTGTTCGTCCGGGTGGGCGAGCGGCACGGCAAGGGCGCGTTCCACATCGACCTGCACGCGGCCGAGGGCACCCGGGACGAGGAGGTGGCGCGGCTGCGTGACCTCGGCGCCACGCTGGTGGCCGACCGGCGCCGGCCGGACGGGAGCGGCTGGGTGGTGCTGGCCGACCCCGAGGGCAACGAGTTCTGCGTCTGCCGCAGCTGGGCCGAACGGGCCGCGTCCGCCTGA